The Papilio machaon chromosome 3, ilPapMach1.1, whole genome shotgun sequence genome window below encodes:
- the LOC106719595 gene encoding collagen alpha-1(III) chain, whose translation MALKMRGFILLLFFIFSTSKGDDDVEFFDVLSVVGDELPEGVTRVAGRCQSTATRPEEYSAFRLNENATLHQLAAGMFYNTFPEDFSIIATVRLPGTDQNPLFVLYSDAGDEQLQLVVGELVELYYEDTRGDPPDHELLTYRVNIADGKWHRIGLSIKGDSATLLVDCEIRESLPLDRKPGSTFNLAGALVVGTQVTPDQYYEGDIELLQFANKPDVAYDLCVAIAPDCDGYGSQYAGVASTGNVNRFGNINTNGGYTYTPTPDLDLVRLPTDEYDGTIYEPVEENRSLDLRNGSNELWSTATRDLSTSKPFWPIPDTYAQYATSTDADENSIFGRFTDVDDFNSTPLNNIDFPTDIVAVTTPRPIRQNNYNNFLTQNATLITTEASYSAMTTTEDSDWLTHPPEVYEGNSSIVYYPTDNYYDYGGTGVYLGPRGYPGPPGPQGPRGPKGEPGRPGAEGQQGFTGPPGHVFVVPLHQSSNDKGPDGQAEALRQMLTQHMTAMRGVDGPMGLTGPPGPEGDIGPEGPKGEQGEQGEPGPPGVRGPQGPPGRIGRRGHAGRDGERGSPGAPGPKGEQGYPGLAGIPGDKGEHGNPGQQGETGAPGQDGPPGDDGPPGPPGLSGELGPRGFMGPRGFPGLIGYPGIPGNEGPQGAKGTSGQPGPPGNPGQPGSIGPPGSTGPQGPIGAPGIQGPQGKPGISGLPGPEGSPGTPGSPGQQGSPGESGPQGLQGMLGFPGPRGPKGDDGPRGLQGDKGDKGIRGLEGEKGEIGPKGERGQPGEPGAPGIEGPEGQKGTEGPRGETGSIGPVGEKGATGPQGLAGYPGTQGDKGDKGASGRRGRRGAKGVVGMIGIPGDRGETGPRGYRGPRGRRGSDGPPGSKGDTGQPGSPGPAGERGPQGLEGTRGFPGAMGPPGSDGKSGLPGPPGERGPVGDTGKPGLMGPPGAVGPQGPNGEMGPPGPQGASGIPGTPGDIGAPGEMGKEGPPGMPGPEGKPGPVGSPGPPGHQGDPGLPGAPGSLGAKGDVGPPGPAGIRGDKGEQGEPGREGPQGPMGREGPRGSPGSGGQKGEIGEPGPIGPIGRDGLPGPRGLTGAPGPVGPPGEDGDKGEAGPPGEKGFKGANGEPGPQGSPGIQGLRGETGPVGLPGEKGQQGDPGSPGTNGADGARGPQGPPGLTGPQGEKGQSGIKGDKGDNGPIGPTGPAGLTGPQGRRGAKGIQGEPGPQGAEGQRGEIGNSGAPGPPGPPGPEGKQGPRGAVGPKGEDGPPGLQGEPGPKGPTGLEGPKGDAGPAGYPGEKGEPGPQGIKGEPGGEGPEGSTGPPGAPGPTGPVGKPGDTGLPGSPGADGQAGVQGSPGIPGEKGDMGPKGAVGEPGPVGPPGPPGVEGQRGIRGMPGANGEVGAPGVMGPAGPPGKPGPSGAPGIRGDKGNRGPKGHTGETGAMGVKGDQGEQGVQGPPGPMGPPGPKGDLGPIGPPGAKGDIGPMGLPGREGPVGPKGQSGTDGRPGLPGPAGPPGPPGPPAPAPHLPPELFTSFRRRRSIDIDSMESTTADELEEDEDIEWAHEIMSGVVAARTALESVKRPWGTQSNPALSCKDLRSTHTNLTDGFYWIDARGGGGSGHPIRVYCKDHYTCVYPDIMNTNEIYTTYDSAQKFSQIHNGHRHS comes from the exons ATGGCTCTTAAGATGAGAGGATTCATACTTCTATTGTTTTTCATATTCAGCACCAGTAAAGGGGACG ATGACGTAGAATTCTTCGACGTGCTCTCCGTGGTCGGAGATGAGCTGCCAGAGGGCGTAACGCGTGTGGCAGGACGTTGTCAGTCGACCGCCACCAGGCCTGAAGAATACTCAGCGTTCCGACTAAATGAGAACGCGACTTTACACCAACTGGCTGCTGGGATGTTCTACAACACATTTCCTGAAGACTTCTCTATTATAGCCACTGTACGACTGCCag GCACGGATCAAAATCCACTGTTCGTGCTGTACTCGGACGCGGGAGACGAACAACTGCAGCTTGTGGTGGGCGAACTAGTGGAGTTGTACTACGAGGATACTCGCGGCGACCCGCCCGACCACGAACTGCTCACCTATCGGGTCAATATCGCTGATGGCAA GTGGCATCGAATTGGTCTAAGCATAAAAGGCGATTCAGCAACTTTGTTAGTGGATTGCGAGATAAGAGAATCACTTCCACTGGACCGAAAGCCGGGCAGCACCTTTAATCTAGCTGGGGCACTCGTCGTTGGCACACAGGTTACACCGGACCAATATTATGAG GGTGATATCGAGCTCTTACAATTTGCAAACAAACCAGATGTAGCTTATGACCTCTGTGTTGCCATAGCACCAGATTGTGATGGCTATGGATCACAGTATGCCGGAGTAGCATCTACAGGCAATGTAAACAGATTCGGCAACATTAACACTAATGGAGGTTATACATACACCCCAACTCCTGATTTGGACTTAGTACGACTACCAACTGATGAGTACGATGGAACTATATACGAACCAGTTGAAGAAAATCGATCATTAGATCTAAGGAATGGATCAAATGAATTGTGGTCGACAGCAACAAGGGATCTTTCAACTTCAAAACCTTTTTGGCCAATACCCGATACTTATGCACAATATGCAACATCAACAGATGCTG acGAAAACAGTATCTTTGGAAGATTTACTGATGTTGATGATTTTAACTCTACACCATTGAATAACATAGACTTCCCGACCGATATTGTAGCAGTAACTACACCAAGA ccgATACGacagaataattataataatttcttaacaCAAAATGCTACTCTCATTACAACCGAAGCTTCGTACTCTGCAATGACGACTACAGAAGATTCAGACTGGCTCACTCATCCACCAGAAGTATAcgaa GGTAATTCATCAATTGTCTACTATCCCACCGACAATTACTATGACTATGGGGGGACAGGTGTGTACCTAGGACCCCGTGGTTATCCTGGACCTCCTGGTCCTCAAGGACCGAGAGGTCCAAAAGGTGAACCTGGCAGGCCTGGAGCGGAAGGTCAGCAAGGGTTCACGGGACCACCGGGACACGTTTTTGTTGTACCA ctGCATCAATCAAGTAATGACAAAGGCCCAGACGGACAAGCAGAAGCACTTCGACAAATGCTTACACAACACATG accGCAATGAGGGGCGTTGACGGTCCTATGGGACTCACTGGACCGCCCGGACCTGAAGGGGATATCGGTCCGGAAGGACCAAAGGGTGAACAAGGCGAACAGGGAGAACcg GGACCGCCTGGTGTAAGAGGACCACAAGGACCTCCCGGTCGTATCGGAAGGCGAGGTCATGCTGGAAGAGATGGAGAAAGAGGATCACCCGGTGCACCTGGGCCTAAAGGTGAACAAGGCTATCCGGGGCTCGCGGGTATTCCGGGAGACAAAGGGGAACACGGCAACCCGGGACAACAAGGTGAAACCGGTGCACCGGGTCAAGACGGCCCGCCGGGAGATGACGGCCCACCGGGCCCACCTGGATTATCTGGAGAactg GGACCTCGAGGTTTTATGGGGCCGAGAGGTTTTCCTGGCTTGATCGGCTACCCTGGCATTCCTGGTAATGAAGGGCCACAAGGAGCAAAGGGTACATCCGGACAGCCAGGACCCCCTGGTAATCCAGGACAACCGGGTTCAATAGGACCACCAGGGTCCACGGGCCCACAGGGACCTATTGGTGCACCTGGAATACAG ggCCCGCAAGGGAAACCGGGAATATCAGGGCTTCCAGGTCCCGAAGGATCTCCTGGAACACCGGGCAGCCCTGGACAACAAGGATCTCCGGGTGAATCAGGGCCTCAAGGTTTGCAG GGAATGCTAGGATTTCCAGGACCTCGAGGTCCTAAGGGTGATGACGGACCCCGAGGATTACAGGGAGATAAAGGCGACAAAGGAATACGag GTCTTGAAGGTGAAAAAGGAGAAATAGGTCCGAAAGGCGAAAGGGGACAACCAGGAGAACCTGGTGCTCCCGGTATTGAAGGACCAGAAGGGCAAAAA GGGACGGAAGGACCTAGAGGTGAAACTGGATCGATTGGACCAGTTGGTGAAAAGGGAGCTACAGGACCACAAGGATTAGCTGGGTATCCCGGAACTCAGGGAGATAAAGGAGACAAGGGTGCATCGGGTAGGAGAGGCAGAAGGGGAGCAAAGGGAGTTGTG GGTATGATCGGTATTCCAGGCGACAGAGGAGAAACTGGACCAAGA GGGTACAGAGGACCAAGAGGACGTCGGGGATCAGACGGCCCACCAGGGTCTAAGGGTGATACAGGACAGCCAGGGTCACCGGGACCTGCAGGCGAAAGAGGTCCACAAGGTCTTGAAGGTACTCGTGGCTTCCCAGGCGCTATGGGACCTCCAGGTTCGGATGGAAAATCTGGATTGCCGGGACCCCCAGGCGAACGTGGCCCAGTG GGTGACACTGGTAAACCAGGTTTGATGGGCCCTCCCGGAGCGGTAGGACCTCAAGGACCAAATGGGGAAATGGGACCACCAGGTCCTCAAGGAGCGTCTGGCATACCGGGGACACCGGGTGATATCGGTGCACCTGGTGAAATGGGGAAAGAAGGTCCACCCGGAATGCCGGGTCCTGAAGGAAAGCCCGGTCCAGTTGGTTCACCTGGTCCACCTGGACATCAAGGAGATCCTGGATTGCCTGGGGCACCG GGATCACTAGGTGCAAAAGGAGATGTGGGTCCACCGGGACCTGCTGGTATTAGGGGTGACAAGGGAGAGCAAGGCGAACCCGGCCGCGAAGGTCCGCAAGGCCCTATGGGACGAGAAGGTCCCCGAGGTTCTCCTGGATCGGGTGGACAAAAAGGAGAAATTGGTGAACCAGGACCGATTG gtCCCATTGGACGTGATGGATTACCTGGCCCAAGAGGCCTGACGGGCGCGCCTGGCCCTGTGGGTCCGCCTGGAGAGGATGGGGACAAGGGTGAGGCCGGTCCACCTGGCGAAAAAGGTTTTAAGGGCGCAAACGGAGAACCG ggaCCTCAAGGATCACCTGGCATTCAAGGCTTACGAGGGGAGACGGGTCCTGTGGGATTACCCGGAGAAAAGGGACAACAAGGCGATCCGGGTTCACCCGGAACTAATGGTGCGGATGGAGCTAGAGGCCCTCAAGGTCCCCCTGGTCTAACAGGACCTCAAGGTGAAAAGGGACAATCAGGAATTAAAGGAGACAAGGGAGACAACGGGCCTATCG gACCCACTGGTCCAGCGGGACTTACCGGTCCTCAGGGGCGACGAGGTGCGAAAGGAATTCAAGGAGAGCCCGGACCTCAAGGAGCGGAAGGTCAACGAGGTGAAATTGGTAACTCTGGTGCCCCCGGTCCACCAGGACCTCCAGGCCCTGAAGGAAAACAG gGACCAAGAGGTGCTGTTGGACCAAAGGGCGAAGATGGGCCTCCAGGATTACAGGGTGAACCAGGACCGAAGGGGCCAACCGGATTAGAAGGACCTAAAGGGGACGCTGGCCCAGCAGGATACCCTGGAGAAAAAGGAGAGCCAGGGCCACAGGGAATCAAAGGGGAGCCGGGTGGTGAAGGTCCGGAAGGTAGCACAGGTCCACCCGGTGCCCCGGGACCAACTGGGCCAGTTGGGAAGCCTGGAGATACAGGATTACCTGGCAGCCCA GGAGCTGACGGACAGGCAGGTGTACAAGGGAGTCCAGGGATTCCGGGAGAGAAGGGCGACATGGGTCCGAAGGGAGCAGTAGGTGAACCGGGGCCTGTTGGACCACCAGGGCCGCCGGGAGTCGAAGGTCAACGAGGTATCAGAGGAATGCCCGGTGCAAAT GGTGAAGTAGGTGCACCCGGTGTAATGGGGCCAGCAGGGCCTCCGGGAAAACCTGGTCCATCTGGTGCGCCTGGTATTAGAGGCGATAAAGGAAATAGAGGACCAAAAGGCCACACTGGTGAAACTGGAGCGATGGGTGTGAAAGGGGATCAGGGCGAACAAGGCGTTCAGGGACCTCCGGGTCCTATGGGTCCACCAGGACCTAAAGGAGATTTa GGACCAATAGGTCCGCCGGGAGCTAAGGGTGACATCGGACCTATGGGCTTACCGGGCAGGGAAGGTCCTGTAGGTCCAAAGGGTCAAAGCGGCACGGATGGTAGGCCGGGTCTTCCAGGGCCGGCGGGTCCACCGGGGCCACCGGGACCACCTGCACCCGCACCACATCTACCACCAGAACTGTTCACGTCGTTCCGCCGACGCAGAAGTATCGACATCGATTCAATGGAATCCACGACTGCTGACGAACTCGAAGAAG ATGAAGATATAGAATGGGCGCATGAAATTATGAGTGGTGTTGTTGCGGCGCGAACTGCTTTGGAATCGGTTAAGCGGCCGTGGGGAACACAATCTAATCCAGCACTGTCATGCAAAGATCTACGCAGCACACATACTAATTTAACTGATG GTTTTTACTGGATTGATGCAAgaggcggcggcggcagcggCCATCCGATACGAGTATATTGCAAGGACCACTACACTTGCGTATATCCTGATATCATGAATACAAACGAAATTTATACGACTTATGATTCAGCTCAGAAATTCTCACAAATTCATAATGGACATCGA CATAGctaa
- the LOC123723507 gene encoding collagen alpha-2(I) chain-like gives MAPQRSDIPPDLIRTNGIKLYGFNSAEFKEPQLIKDDCKEGKGEIVLEIKTSRIERLPISDFQPLSYVEASHQFSFVVGPICFS, from the exons ATGGCTCCACAaag GTCTGACATCCCGCCAGATTTGATTCGGACAAATGGTATTAAGTTGTATGGATTCAATTCGGCAGAATTCAAAGAACCGCAGCTAATAAAAGATGATTGTAAA GAAGGTAAAGGGGAGATTGTGCTAGAAATCAAGACATCTCGTATCGAACGTTTACCCATCAGCGACTTCCAGCCGCTGTCATATGTCGAAGCTTCACATCAGTTTTCATTTGTTGTTGGGCCGATTTGCTTCTCGTAG
- the LOC106719616 gene encoding probable maleylacetoacetate isomerase 1 isoform X1 produces MVAERAVLYAYWLSSCSWRVRAALHLKRIPYDEKTVDIVREQSHLTDQYRAINPSQKVPALVIDGATIVESMAILQYLEDTRPDPTLTPKTPLLRARMTEICETIVSGIQPLQNIGLRSHFDSKEKFQSFAKYWTERGLRTVEDQLQSTAGKYCVRDQLTMADLCLVPQVYNGVNRYAIELNKYPILHKIYKSLLEEDIFKKTHPDVVKSEIVIEK; encoded by the exons ATGGTG GCTGAACGAGCCGTATTGTACGCGTACTGGCTATCCTCATGTTCGTGGCGAGTTCGCGCTGCCCTACACCTCAAGCGTATACCATACGACGAGAAGACTGTAGACATCGTGCGAGAGCAGAGTCATCTCACGGACCAGTATCGCGCCATCAACCCCTCGCAGAAGGTTCCCGCCCTTGTTATtg atGGAGCAACTATTGTGGAGTCAATGGCAATTCTTCAATATTTGGAAGATACGCGACCGGATCCAACACTGACACCTAAAACTCCTTTACTAAGAGCTAGGATGACGGAAATATGCGAG ACTATAGTATCGGGGATCCAACCGCTACAAAACATAGGACTAAGAAGTCACTTCGATAGCAAGGAGAAGTTCCAGTCCTTCGCAAAGTACTGGACGGAGCGAGGTCTTAGGACAGTCGAGGATCAGCTACAATCGACCGCTGGCAAGTACTGTGTTAGAGATCAGCTGACTATGGCCGACCTGTGTCTTGTGCCGCAAGTCTATAATGGTGTGAACAG gtACGCTATAGAATTGAACAAATACCCGATACTTCACAAAATCTACAAAAGTCTGTTAGAGGAAGATATTTTCAAGAAAACTCATCCAGATGTTGTAAAATCTGAAAtagtaatagaaaaataa
- the LOC106719616 gene encoding probable maleylacetoacetate isomerase 1 isoform X2 has protein sequence MVRMISATPRSLLTTSLAVPFQLKFNGATIVESMAILQYLEDTRPDPTLTPKTPLLRARMTEICETIVSGIQPLQNIGLRSHFDSKEKFQSFAKYWTERGLRTVEDQLQSTAGKYCVRDQLTMADLCLVPQVYNGVNRYAIELNKYPILHKIYKSLLEEDIFKKTHPDVVKSEIVIEK, from the exons ATGGTCCGTATGATAAGCGCCACTCCACGCTCGCTATTAACAACGTCATTAGCAGTCCCATTTCAACTGAAATTCA atGGAGCAACTATTGTGGAGTCAATGGCAATTCTTCAATATTTGGAAGATACGCGACCGGATCCAACACTGACACCTAAAACTCCTTTACTAAGAGCTAGGATGACGGAAATATGCGAG ACTATAGTATCGGGGATCCAACCGCTACAAAACATAGGACTAAGAAGTCACTTCGATAGCAAGGAGAAGTTCCAGTCCTTCGCAAAGTACTGGACGGAGCGAGGTCTTAGGACAGTCGAGGATCAGCTACAATCGACCGCTGGCAAGTACTGTGTTAGAGATCAGCTGACTATGGCCGACCTGTGTCTTGTGCCGCAAGTCTATAATGGTGTGAACAG gtACGCTATAGAATTGAACAAATACCCGATACTTCACAAAATCTACAAAAGTCTGTTAGAGGAAGATATTTTCAAGAAAACTCATCCAGATGTTGTAAAATCTGAAAtagtaatagaaaaataa
- the LOC106719693 gene encoding uncharacterized protein LOC106719693, with amino-acid sequence MLKMGRSMLPILILTTVALSSSDVLPILFNKDYIQLYNVDTQDDNTYNDRYQHSDTTNDIIHNKRTSQDYLALPNKEIKAMYPDIYNRDIKDNSDSANKEQNYDDEGFRKEQWHNYPRQLDRLHSTRYKEVEADKLKSEKDDAQTINGDIDDLTTDEIIFDTGDGNRNIYDTIIAATNPFLILKVQLSYLRDDNKKENNEDFNLPQFLSDYNEERKETDYNKALSVVPEPVANVVKVKREKPLKNKNNEISDEELFVTENGNSDRRTVKKRIFSLWSRLQSLSHRGHELHHRRHLHAFYGSPDSNRNGIVTAQTRATFVRPPGSPLRWG; translated from the exons ATGGGCCGATCTATGCTTCCTATATTAATACTAACAACGGTAGCACTCTCTTCGAGCGATGTTCttccaatattatttaacaaagacTACATACAGCTGTATAACGTAGACACCCAGGATGACAATACATATAATGATAGATATCAACATAGTGATACAACCAATGATATAATACATAACAAAAGAACATCGCAAGATTACTTAGCTCTAccaaacaaagaaataaaggcGATGTACCCCGATATCTATAATAGAGACATAAAAGATAACAGCGATAGTGCAAACAAAGAGCAAAACTATGACGACGAAGGATTCCGGAAAGAACAGTGGCATAATTATCCAAGACAATTGGATCGACTCCACAGTACACGTTACAAAGAAGTAGAAGCCGATAAACTAAAGTCTGAAAAAGACGACGCCCAAACTATAAATGGCGACATTGACGATTTAACAACTGACGAAATCATATTTGATACTGGAGATGGCAACCGTAATATTTATGACACTATAATAGCAGCAACTAACccatttttaattctgaaagTACAACTAAGTTACTTACGAGatgataataaaaaggaaaataatgaAGATTTCAACCTTCCACAATTTCTTTCTGATTACAATGAAGAGAGGAAAGAAACGGATTATAACAAAGCTCTTTCGGTAGTTCCTGAACCTGTCGCTAAcgttgtaaaagtaaaaagagaaaaacctctcaaaaataaaaataatgaaatttccGATGAAGAATTATTTGTAACTGAAAATG GTAACTCGGATAGGCGGACGGTTAAAAAGCGTATATTCTCACTATGGAGCCGACTACAGAGTCTATCTCACAGGGGACACGAACTGCACCACAGGCGACATCTGCACGCGTTCTACGGATCTCCAGATAGCAATAGAAACGGTATCGTAACCGCACAGACAAGAGCCACGTTTGTACGACCACCGGGCTCACCACTACGATGGGGCTAA